One region of Drosophila subobscura isolate 14011-0131.10 chromosome J, UCBerk_Dsub_1.0, whole genome shotgun sequence genomic DNA includes:
- the LOC117894746 gene encoding uncharacterized protein LOC117894746 isoform X1, protein MGGGFAGPPITLATSNQSPALARARNNKEKEQQHQIQVQPQTYPRTQIEAKAETESRSSTVAPMHEKLLEKEETRKEKTERATSLLGGKVKEKPPKDKPPKQSKFAERLRRSFRRGDHRSLEIKRQEPTPDELRAKSRATPPLPLSSENNNLIAGRSPSAFALSQLHLPGVGLGGHINPALLLDSPDECTPPEYAYRHLSSVATTNSSTSLESNCELGELSGSQTSVFYWACGQQATNAPMGGEVSTANGGAAAGSQQDAQERAKRRLETQSSNRSDQQPVSITTTTSSAPASGSRSCSLTSESSSVRLTRLQNFLFKSSNESSRSCQGHSNEGFTASSHNSSSGEWEQLGAHGPLSSSSGVGFHGGSFPEESTPDETDATDAGSTLPVESGEAGGGYYQYTLTSPNNPFLPEITARTYHSTYEDDGLEQMEELQLDGNVTSVKYNASAAGTRSAQLPTPAYSRAGSQESTHSESGVSCPPGPSPSPASSSSSTPGRHRRKLFSLNSPTRLLHHAPAAQPTPTASPPSSAQQESSGRFHSGSLVRSLNPFLPTASSPKRGSPLKQSAVTSPGAVTPDLGTKREEFLRATMKICLVVSPPSSKLQLKSKSLTHLDGLDTAVACQHGPGGTAATTSIVQSAATPGVSSGHQHHQAAATTPTALGRQPHAVSSSEFFSVSFCMESSQHPDEEFIPATKGVTLLNALSHALRRRNLTFSQITITDNNPTPSFLDAGPSPATSSVDEQTDVENLAGHHLCITERGSNRKPLQKAASFGSRQPPPRLLPSASTEETSDAAVAAGKQIKQRWSSLFGIKNPQQSQLCELLNSYSRNGVPQRAEGLSCEHPDLDNSLAYLQNMHKSWRDFVESDGMAESEVKIQTAIWELVTTEVYYIHALQTVTELFLACLEAVQEERLLIDVDQARLFSNVRAVCEANIKFWTMWLYPMVAHSVVTHEPLRCAFFQEGFIAFASIFAPYKIYCAEQSTCQFYCKELNQNNPLFTSYLAWCESQKMCNRLRLADIVVRPMQRLTKYSLLLAAIKKHMSDVEEIEAIDVMMHSVENFVGSVNNHLTMRQENERLKGVMVRIESYDVVDTNNEGLDKLIKQHSQMFDLCAPMRGCPSYHVRHLFMEGDHKFKDNLGKSDVHCFLLTDLLLVCKTMAKRGLGALKVIRQPYLTDQLIVHMAPNNTLNCVYLNEFQVASTAFTLQCTEAKNWYDAMWRAKTIYQRLKRGAGGGGGGTVGDSFRFGGSGTSGGTADSLGVRKSPMNSSICSHVSSANNSHSGSVEWNDSRNISVDFEKTNSVSSDEGSGLMTGNHGIATKGKQQLISGLHKAKIGMIGAIGSKSANTLTVQPLNHLGQSLPNLNMHHSHTVPLRRGMAFSTSTKNPPLRKTRNVTSQNSINWHQIPATPTPTPPSPRSQHSSTPAASIALQKSLPVLDPSPPLLHKQLSHQAPLTTSSTETDV, encoded by the exons GCCGCCCAAGGACAAGCCACCAAAGCAATCGAAATTCGCGGAGCGCCTGCGACGCTCCTTCCGCCGTGGCGACCATCGCTCCCTGGAAATCAAGCGTCAGGAGCCCACGCCGGACGAGCTCAGGGCCAAGAGCCGTGCCactccgccgctgccgctgtcgtcgGAGAACAACAATCTGATCGCCGGCAGATCGCCCTCAGCCTTTGCCCTCAGTCAGCTGCATCTGCCCGGTGTGGGCTTGGGCGGGCACATCAAtcccgctctgctgctggacagCCCCGACGAGTGCACGCCCCCCGAGTACGCGTATCGGCATCTGAGCAGCGTCGCCACCACCAACTCGAGCACCTCCCTGGAGAGCAACTGCGAGCTGGGAGAGCTGAGCGGCTCCCAGACGAGCGTCTTCTACTGGGCCTGTGGCCAGCAGGCGACCAACGCACCCATGGGCGGAGAGGTGAGCACGGCCAACGGTGGTGCGGCAGCAGGATCGCAGCAGGATGCACAGGAGCGTGCCAAGCGACGCCTGGAGACACAGAGCAGCAATCGGAGTGACCAGCAGCCGGTGTCCATTACAACGACCACATCGTCGGCTCCAGCCAGCGGCAGTCGGAGCTGCAGCCTCACCAGCGAGAGCAGCTCCGTGCGGCTCACACGACTCCAGAACTTCCTCTTCAAGAGCAGCAACGAGAGCTCGAGGAGCTGTCAGGGGCACTCGAATGAGGGCTTCACGGCCTCCTCGCACAACTCCTCCTCGGGCGAGTGGGAGCAGCTGGGCGCCCACGGGCCactgtccagcagcagcggtgtgGGCTTCCACGGTGGCTCCTTCCCGGAGGAGAGCACCCCCGATGAGACCGATGCCACGGACGCGGGCAGCACGCTGCCGgtggagagcggagaggcGGGCGGCGGCTACTACCAGTACACCTTGACCTCGCCGAACAATCCCTTCCTGCCGGAGATCACGGCCCGCACCTACCACAGCACCTACGAGGACGATGGCTTGGAGCagatggaggagctgcagctggatggGAACGTGACGTCCGTGAAGTACAATGCCAGTGCCGCTGGCACGCGGTCCGCCCAGCTGCCGACGCCCGCGTACAGTCGCGCCGGGTCCCAGGAGTCGACGCACAGCGAGAGCGGCGTCAGCTGTCCCCCAGGCCCAAGTCCCAGCCccgcctccagctcctcctcgacgCCCGGACGGCACAGGCGGAAACTCTTCAGCCTGAATTCGCCCACGAGGCTGCTGCACCATGCCCCCGCCGCCCAACCGACGCCGACAGCCTCCCCGCCCTCCAGCGCgcagcaggagagcagcgGCCGCTTCCATTCTGGCAGTCTGGTGCGGAGCCTCAATCCCTTCCTGCCCACCGCCTCCTCGCCCAAGCGTGGCTCGCCCCTGAAGCAGTCGGCCGTCACCTCGCCAGGCGCCGTCACCCCGGACCTGGGCACCAAGCGGGAGGAGTTCCTGCGGGCCACCATGAAGATCTGCCTGGTGGTGTCGCCGCCCAGCAGCAAGCTGCAG cTGAAATCGAAAAGCCTCACGCACTTGGATGGCCTCGATACGGCGGTGGCCTGCCAGCACGGGCCCGGAGGGACTGCAGCGACTACCTCGATTGTCCAATCGGCTGCCACACCTGGCGTGTCCTCTGGGCATCAGCACCATCAGGCGGCAGCAACGACACCAACGGCGCTTGGCCGGCAGCCTCATGCG GTGTCCAGTTCCGAGTTCTTTTCCGTGTCGTTTTGCATGGAGTCGTCCCAGCATCCGGACGAGGAATTCATACCGGCCACAAAAGGAGTTACGCTACT TAACGCACTTAGCCATGCCCTGCGGCGGAGGAACCTCACGTTTTCACAGATCACGATAACGGACAATAATCCCACGCCGAGTTTTTTAGATGCAGGTCCTTCGCCCGCAACGAGTTCCGTGGATGAGCAAACCGATGTGGAGAACCTGGCTGGCCATCATCTATGCATCACGGAACGTGGCTCCAATCGCAAACCATTGCAGAAGGCAGCCTCCTTT GGTTCCCGACAACCGCCGCCCCGCCTGCTGCCCTCCGCCTCGACGGAAGAGACCAGCGAtgcggctgtggcggctggcaaacaaatcaaacaacgATGGTCCTCCCTCTTCGGCATCAAGAACCCCCAGCAGAGCCAGCTGTGTGAGCTGCTGAACAGCTACTCGCGGAATGGAGTGCCCCAGCGGGCGGAAGGCCTCAGCTGTGAGCATCCGGACCTCGACAACTCGCTGGCGTACCTGCAGAACATGCACAAGTCCTGGCGGGACTTTGTCGAGAGCGACGGCATGGCCGAGAGCGAGGTCAAGATCCAGACGGCCATCTGGGAGCTGGTCACCACCGAAGTGTACTACATTCACGCCCTGCAAACGGTCACGGAG CTTTTCCTCGCTTGTCTCGAGGCTGTGCAGGAGGAGCGGCTGCTGATTGATGTCGACCAGGCGCGTCTGTTCTCCAATGTGCGAGCCGTTTGCGAGGCAAATATCAAGTTCTGGACGATGTGGCTCTATCCGATGGTGGCCCACAGCGTGGTGACACACGAGCCACTGCGTTGCGCCTTCTTCCAGGAAGGATTCATTGCATTCGCCTCAATATTTGCGCCATACAAA ATCTACTGTGCCGAGCAGAGCACCTGCCAGTTCTACTGCAAGGAGCTGAATCAGAACAATCCGCTGTTCACCTCGTACCTGGCGTGGTGCGAGTCGCAGAAGATGTGCAACCGCCTGCGGCTGGCCGACATTGTGGTGCGACCGATGCAGCGCCTGACCAAGTACAGCCTCCTGCTGGCCGCCATCAAGAAGCACATGAGCGACGTGGAGGAGATCGAGGCCATTGATGTGATGATGCACAGCGTCGAGAACTTTGTGGGCAGCGTCAACAATCACCTGACGATGCGGCAGGAGAACGAGCGGCTCAAGGGCGTGATGGTGCGGATTGAGTCCTACGACGTGGTG GACACCAACAACGAGGGGCTGGACAAGCTGATCAAGCAACACAGCCAGATGTTCGATCTGTGTGCCCCGATGCGCGGCTGTCCGTCATATCATGTGCGGCACCTGTTCATGGAGGGCGACCACAAGTTCAAGGACAACCTGGGCAAGTCCGATGTGCACTGCTTCCTGCTGACGGACCTGCTGCTCGTCTGCAAAACCATGGCCAAGCGAGGACTGGGCGCACTGAAGGTCATCCGGCAGCCGTACCTAACCGACCAGCTAATCGTCCACATGGCCCCGAACAACACCCTCAACTGTGTCTACCTCAACGAGTTCCAGGTGGCCAGCACGGCGTTCACGCTGCAGTGCACGGAGGCCAAGAACTGGTACGACGCGATGTGGCGGGCCAAGACCATCTACCAAAGACTGAAGCGCGGAgccggaggcggcggcggtggcactGTGGGTGACAGCTTCCGCTTTGGTGGCAGCGGCACTAGCGGCGGCACAGCCGACAGCCTGGGGGTGCGCAAGTCACCGATGAACTCCTCCATCTGCAGCCATGTGTCCAGTGcgaacaacagccacagcggcagtGTCGAGTGGAACGATTCGCGCAACATATCCGTGGACTTTGAGAAGACAAACTCCGTGTCGAGCGACGAGGGATCCGGCCTGATGACAG GTAACCATGGAATAGCCACGAAGGGAAAGCAGCAACTGATTAGCGGTCTGCACAAGGCAAAGATTGGGATGATTGGCGCCATTGGGTCCAAGTCGGCGAATACCCTGACTGTGCAGCCGTTGAACCACCTGGGGCAGAGTCTGCCCAACCTGAACATGCACCACAGTCACAC AGTGCCGCTGCGCCGTGGCATGGCCTTCTCGACCTCCACCAAGAATCCGCCACTGCGGAAGACGCGCAACGTGACCTCCCAGAACAGTATTAACTGGCATCAGATACCGGCCACCCCGACGCCCACGCCGCCCAGTCCCCGGTCGCAGCACAGCTCGACACCCGCCGCCAGCATTGCCCTGCAAAAGTCGCTGCCAGTGCTGGATCCATCGCCCCCGTTGCTCCACAAGCAGCTCTCCCACCAGGCACCCCTGACGACATCCAGCACCGAGACGGACGTATGA
- the LOC117894746 gene encoding uncharacterized protein LOC117894746 isoform X5, protein MGGGFAGPPITLATSNQSPALARARNNKEKEQQHQIQVQPQTYPRTQIEAKAETESRSSTVAPMHEKLLEKEETRKEKTERATSLLGGKVKEKPPKDKPPKQSKFAERLRRSFRRGDHRSLEIKRQEPTPDELRAKSRATPPLPLSSENNNLIAGRSPSAFALSQLHLPGVGLGGHINPALLLDSPDECTPPEYAYRHLSSVATTNSSTSLESNCELGELSGSQTSVFYWACGQQATNAPMGGEVSTANGGAAAGSQQDAQERAKRRLETQSSNRSDQQPVSITTTTSSAPASGSRSCSLTSESSSVRLTRLQNFLFKSSNESSRSCQGHSNEGFTASSHNSSSGEWEQLGAHGPLSSSSGVGFHGGSFPEESTPDETDATDAGSTLPVESGEAGGGYYQYTLTSPNNPFLPEITARTYHSTYEDDGLEQMEELQLDGNVTSVKYNASAAGTRSAQLPTPAYSRAGSQESTHSESGVSCPPGPSPSPASSSSSTPGRHRRKLFSLNSPTRLLHHAPAAQPTPTASPPSSAQQESSGRFHSGSLVRSLNPFLPTASSPKRGSPLKQSAVTSPGAVTPDLGTKREEFLRATMKICLVVSPPSSKLQLKSKSLTHLDGLDTAVACQHGPGGTAATTSIVQSAATPGVSSGHQHHQAAATTPTALGRQPHATEKVDLTKVCPDQSVSHPPTIYTQAPQIVRRAPSLMLSLSPTLDTTTTAASACFAGSGRPTVHSSASSLHQHQQQQQQHQQQKHPQQPAMASAVTSSGSGTGGTTTTHSIPSSSCSSFKHFQYPSGEAQVAAAATSLSPYSSTPTSGPPLSSPSGLSASTPATVKKKSSFLQRKKPLLTRSEVSSSEFFSVSFCMESSQHPDEEFIPATKGVTLLNALSHALRRRNLTFSQITITDNNPTPSFLDAGPSPATSSVDEQTDVENLAGHHLCITERGSNRKPLQKAASFGSRQPPPRLLPSASTEETSDAAVAAGKQIKQRWSSLFGIKNPQQSQLCELLNSYSRNGVPQRAEGLSCEHPDLDNSLAYLQNMHKSWRDFVESDGMAESEVKIQTAIWELVTTEVYYIHALQTVTELFLACLEAVQEERLLIDVDQARLFSNVRAVCEANIKFWTMWLYPMVAHSVVTHEPLRCAFFQEGFIAFASIFAPYKIYCAEQSTCQFYCKELNQNNPLFTSYLAWCESQKMCNRLRLADIVVRPMQRLTKYSLLLAAIKKHMSDVEEIEAIDVMMHSVENFVGSVNNHLTMRQENERLKGVMVRIESYDVVDTNNEGLDKLIKQHSQMFDLCAPMRGCPSYHVRHLFMEGDHKFKDNLGKSDVHCFLLTDLLLVCKTMAKRGLGALKVIRQPYLTDQLIVHMAPNNTLNCVYLNEFQVASTAFTLQCTEAKNWYDAMWRAKTIYQRLKRGAGGGGGGTVGDSFRFGGSGTSGGTADSLGVRKSPMNSSICSHVSSANNSHSGSVEWNDSRNISVDFEKTNSVSSDEGSGLMTGNHGIATKGKQQLISGLHKAKIGMIGAIGSKSANTLTVQPLNHLGQSLPNLNMHHSHTNNTLLVPGTTTSHSGNMLLSPSHRGISYPPPSPTRVPLRRGMAFSTSTKNPPLRKTRNVTSQNSINWHQIPATPTPTPPSPRSQHSSTPAASIALQKSLPVLDPSPPLLHKQLSHQAPLTTSSTETDV, encoded by the exons GCCGCCCAAGGACAAGCCACCAAAGCAATCGAAATTCGCGGAGCGCCTGCGACGCTCCTTCCGCCGTGGCGACCATCGCTCCCTGGAAATCAAGCGTCAGGAGCCCACGCCGGACGAGCTCAGGGCCAAGAGCCGTGCCactccgccgctgccgctgtcgtcgGAGAACAACAATCTGATCGCCGGCAGATCGCCCTCAGCCTTTGCCCTCAGTCAGCTGCATCTGCCCGGTGTGGGCTTGGGCGGGCACATCAAtcccgctctgctgctggacagCCCCGACGAGTGCACGCCCCCCGAGTACGCGTATCGGCATCTGAGCAGCGTCGCCACCACCAACTCGAGCACCTCCCTGGAGAGCAACTGCGAGCTGGGAGAGCTGAGCGGCTCCCAGACGAGCGTCTTCTACTGGGCCTGTGGCCAGCAGGCGACCAACGCACCCATGGGCGGAGAGGTGAGCACGGCCAACGGTGGTGCGGCAGCAGGATCGCAGCAGGATGCACAGGAGCGTGCCAAGCGACGCCTGGAGACACAGAGCAGCAATCGGAGTGACCAGCAGCCGGTGTCCATTACAACGACCACATCGTCGGCTCCAGCCAGCGGCAGTCGGAGCTGCAGCCTCACCAGCGAGAGCAGCTCCGTGCGGCTCACACGACTCCAGAACTTCCTCTTCAAGAGCAGCAACGAGAGCTCGAGGAGCTGTCAGGGGCACTCGAATGAGGGCTTCACGGCCTCCTCGCACAACTCCTCCTCGGGCGAGTGGGAGCAGCTGGGCGCCCACGGGCCactgtccagcagcagcggtgtgGGCTTCCACGGTGGCTCCTTCCCGGAGGAGAGCACCCCCGATGAGACCGATGCCACGGACGCGGGCAGCACGCTGCCGgtggagagcggagaggcGGGCGGCGGCTACTACCAGTACACCTTGACCTCGCCGAACAATCCCTTCCTGCCGGAGATCACGGCCCGCACCTACCACAGCACCTACGAGGACGATGGCTTGGAGCagatggaggagctgcagctggatggGAACGTGACGTCCGTGAAGTACAATGCCAGTGCCGCTGGCACGCGGTCCGCCCAGCTGCCGACGCCCGCGTACAGTCGCGCCGGGTCCCAGGAGTCGACGCACAGCGAGAGCGGCGTCAGCTGTCCCCCAGGCCCAAGTCCCAGCCccgcctccagctcctcctcgacgCCCGGACGGCACAGGCGGAAACTCTTCAGCCTGAATTCGCCCACGAGGCTGCTGCACCATGCCCCCGCCGCCCAACCGACGCCGACAGCCTCCCCGCCCTCCAGCGCgcagcaggagagcagcgGCCGCTTCCATTCTGGCAGTCTGGTGCGGAGCCTCAATCCCTTCCTGCCCACCGCCTCCTCGCCCAAGCGTGGCTCGCCCCTGAAGCAGTCGGCCGTCACCTCGCCAGGCGCCGTCACCCCGGACCTGGGCACCAAGCGGGAGGAGTTCCTGCGGGCCACCATGAAGATCTGCCTGGTGGTGTCGCCGCCCAGCAGCAAGCTGCAG cTGAAATCGAAAAGCCTCACGCACTTGGATGGCCTCGATACGGCGGTGGCCTGCCAGCACGGGCCCGGAGGGACTGCAGCGACTACCTCGATTGTCCAATCGGCTGCCACACCTGGCGTGTCCTCTGGGCATCAGCACCATCAGGCGGCAGCAACGACACCAACGGCGCTTGGCCGGCAGCCTCATGCG ACGGAAAAGGTCGATTTGACCAAAGTTTGCCCTGACCAGTCCGTGTCCCATCCACCCACAATTTACACCCAAGCACCGCAGATCGTGCGTCGGGCGCCGTCGCTGATGCTCTCACTCTCGCCCACGCTCGACACAACGACCACGGCCGCGTCCGCCTGTTTTGCTGGCTCCGGTCGACCCACTGTGCACTCGAGTGCCAGCTCCTTGcaccaacatcagcagcagcagcagcagcatcagcagcaaaagcacCCACAACAGCCGGCCATGGCTTCGGCGGTTACGAGTAGTGGTAGTGGCACCGGTGGCACAACGACAACTCATTCGataccctcctcctcctgctcctccttcaaACACTTTCAGTATCCGAGCGGCGAGGCGcaggtggcagcggcagcgacctCGCTGAGCCCCTACAGCAGCACGCCCACTTCGGGCCCACCGCTGAGCTCACCGTCAGGCCTGTCGGCGTCAACGCCGGCGACAGTCAAAAAGAAATCCTCATTTTTGCAGCGCAAGAAACCGCTATTGACACGCAGCGAG GTGTCCAGTTCCGAGTTCTTTTCCGTGTCGTTTTGCATGGAGTCGTCCCAGCATCCGGACGAGGAATTCATACCGGCCACAAAAGGAGTTACGCTACT TAACGCACTTAGCCATGCCCTGCGGCGGAGGAACCTCACGTTTTCACAGATCACGATAACGGACAATAATCCCACGCCGAGTTTTTTAGATGCAGGTCCTTCGCCCGCAACGAGTTCCGTGGATGAGCAAACCGATGTGGAGAACCTGGCTGGCCATCATCTATGCATCACGGAACGTGGCTCCAATCGCAAACCATTGCAGAAGGCAGCCTCCTTT GGTTCCCGACAACCGCCGCCCCGCCTGCTGCCCTCCGCCTCGACGGAAGAGACCAGCGAtgcggctgtggcggctggcaaacaaatcaaacaacgATGGTCCTCCCTCTTCGGCATCAAGAACCCCCAGCAGAGCCAGCTGTGTGAGCTGCTGAACAGCTACTCGCGGAATGGAGTGCCCCAGCGGGCGGAAGGCCTCAGCTGTGAGCATCCGGACCTCGACAACTCGCTGGCGTACCTGCAGAACATGCACAAGTCCTGGCGGGACTTTGTCGAGAGCGACGGCATGGCCGAGAGCGAGGTCAAGATCCAGACGGCCATCTGGGAGCTGGTCACCACCGAAGTGTACTACATTCACGCCCTGCAAACGGTCACGGAG CTTTTCCTCGCTTGTCTCGAGGCTGTGCAGGAGGAGCGGCTGCTGATTGATGTCGACCAGGCGCGTCTGTTCTCCAATGTGCGAGCCGTTTGCGAGGCAAATATCAAGTTCTGGACGATGTGGCTCTATCCGATGGTGGCCCACAGCGTGGTGACACACGAGCCACTGCGTTGCGCCTTCTTCCAGGAAGGATTCATTGCATTCGCCTCAATATTTGCGCCATACAAA ATCTACTGTGCCGAGCAGAGCACCTGCCAGTTCTACTGCAAGGAGCTGAATCAGAACAATCCGCTGTTCACCTCGTACCTGGCGTGGTGCGAGTCGCAGAAGATGTGCAACCGCCTGCGGCTGGCCGACATTGTGGTGCGACCGATGCAGCGCCTGACCAAGTACAGCCTCCTGCTGGCCGCCATCAAGAAGCACATGAGCGACGTGGAGGAGATCGAGGCCATTGATGTGATGATGCACAGCGTCGAGAACTTTGTGGGCAGCGTCAACAATCACCTGACGATGCGGCAGGAGAACGAGCGGCTCAAGGGCGTGATGGTGCGGATTGAGTCCTACGACGTGGTG GACACCAACAACGAGGGGCTGGACAAGCTGATCAAGCAACACAGCCAGATGTTCGATCTGTGTGCCCCGATGCGCGGCTGTCCGTCATATCATGTGCGGCACCTGTTCATGGAGGGCGACCACAAGTTCAAGGACAACCTGGGCAAGTCCGATGTGCACTGCTTCCTGCTGACGGACCTGCTGCTCGTCTGCAAAACCATGGCCAAGCGAGGACTGGGCGCACTGAAGGTCATCCGGCAGCCGTACCTAACCGACCAGCTAATCGTCCACATGGCCCCGAACAACACCCTCAACTGTGTCTACCTCAACGAGTTCCAGGTGGCCAGCACGGCGTTCACGCTGCAGTGCACGGAGGCCAAGAACTGGTACGACGCGATGTGGCGGGCCAAGACCATCTACCAAAGACTGAAGCGCGGAgccggaggcggcggcggtggcactGTGGGTGACAGCTTCCGCTTTGGTGGCAGCGGCACTAGCGGCGGCACAGCCGACAGCCTGGGGGTGCGCAAGTCACCGATGAACTCCTCCATCTGCAGCCATGTGTCCAGTGcgaacaacagccacagcggcagtGTCGAGTGGAACGATTCGCGCAACATATCCGTGGACTTTGAGAAGACAAACTCCGTGTCGAGCGACGAGGGATCCGGCCTGATGACAG GTAACCATGGAATAGCCACGAAGGGAAAGCAGCAACTGATTAGCGGTCTGCACAAGGCAAAGATTGGGATGATTGGCGCCATTGGGTCCAAGTCGGCGAATACCCTGACTGTGCAGCCGTTGAACCACCTGGGGCAGAGTCTGCCCAACCTGAACATGCACCACAGTCACAC TAACAATACCCTGCTCGTGCCGGGCACGACCACTAGCCACTCGGGCAACATGTTGTTGTCGCCCAGCCACCGTGGCATTTCCTATCCGCCGCCGAGCCCAACGAG AGTGCCGCTGCGCCGTGGCATGGCCTTCTCGACCTCCACCAAGAATCCGCCACTGCGGAAGACGCGCAACGTGACCTCCCAGAACAGTATTAACTGGCATCAGATACCGGCCACCCCGACGCCCACGCCGCCCAGTCCCCGGTCGCAGCACAGCTCGACACCCGCCGCCAGCATTGCCCTGCAAAAGTCGCTGCCAGTGCTGGATCCATCGCCCCCGTTGCTCCACAAGCAGCTCTCCCACCAGGCACCCCTGACGACATCCAGCACCGAGACGGACGTATGA